CCGCCGCCCCGCCCCCGCGCGCCATGTTCGCGGCGCACGGGATCGACCTCGACCCTGCGCTCGCCGAACTGCGCGCCGAGCTGCCGATGGCGCCGCTGCCGGATGCGCTGGTCGGCCCGATGGCGGCGCGCATCATGGAGGCGGCGCGCGGCCTCGGCCTCGACTGGCGCAAGCTCGACAAACTGATCCGCCCGGAATCGTGCCGCCGCGGCTGCTGGCGCTGCGTGACCGGCTGCCCCTTCGGCGCCAAGTGGACCGCACGCGACTTCGTCGACGAAGCGCGTGGCCACGGCGCGGTGCTGCGCGAGCGCGCACGGGTGACGCGCGTGCTGGTCGACGACGGCCGCGCGGTGGGGGTGGAAGCGGAGATCGACGGCGCCGCCCGGGTGCTGCGCGCCGGCCGCGTGGTGCTGGCCGCCGGCGGCATCGGCAGTCCGCGCCTGCTGCGCGCGTCCGGTTTGCTGGAAGGCCCGAGCGCCTTCTTCAGCGACCCGGTGGTGGCGGTGATGGGCAGCGTCGACGATCTCGGCACGGACGAGCCCGGGGGCGCGGAGGTGCCGATGGCGGCCGGCGCCAGCTGGCATCAGGATGGCATCGCACTGGCCGACCTGACCCTGCCGCGGGCCATGTACCAGGCCTTCGCGCTGCAGGCCGGCCGCGTCGACCGCCTGCTGGCGCATCGCCGCACGCTCGGCATCATGGTCAAGATCCGCGACGAGATCGGCGGCCGGGTGGGCCAGCGCTGGGTCGACAAGACCCTGCAGGCCGCCGACCGCGAGAAGTTCGACAAGGGCATCGGGATCGCGCGCGGCATCCTCGAACGGGCCGGCGCGCGCCAGGTCTTCGCCAGCCATCACTTCGCCGCCCATCCCGGCGGCAGCCTGCGCATCGGCGAACGAGTCGACAGCGGCCTGCGGACCGCCACGCCCGGCCTGTATGTGTGCGACGCCTCGGTGATCCCTCAGCCCTGGGGCCTGCCGCCCACGCTCACCCTGCTGGCGCTGGGCAAGCGGCTTGGCCGGCAACTCACCGCCAACGCTGCCTAGAACATCCCGTACTCGTTCGCCATCGGGTCAGGCTGGGCCTGGCCGATGTCCCACATCTCCGCAATCCTGTCGCCTTCGAAACGCAGGATGTGGACGATCGCGATGTCGACCCCGTCCGGCGTCATCCGTGCGCGTGAATGAACGGCCACCAGCGGGCCGTCGGCGATCGCGCGCAGCACCTCGAAGGCCATGTCCGGGAAGCGCGCCGCGTTGTCCAGCATGCCGGCCTTGATCGAAGCGGCATCGCCGGCGAAATGCGGATTGTGATGGCGGAACCGCGGGCCGGCGAAGCGCTCGAAGGCTTGCTCGACCTGGCCGGCGGCGGTCATCTGGAGAAAGGTGATTGCGGCTTCTTTATTGCGCATGTCTGTCATCGCTTGATTCCGTCGAGTGTGGTGTTGACCCATTGCTGCAGCGTTTTCCCGTCCGTCATGCTGCCGGCGAAAGGATAGTCGGGCACGAAGGGTTCGCGGGTCGGCTGCGCGGTCTTGTAGAAGGCCGAGGGGATGCGCAGGGCGCCGTGCCCGCTCGGCAGTTCGAAAATATTGATCTCGCCGAAGGGGGAATAGCCGATGGTGGCTTCACCGAGCACCACGGTGTCGCCCATTGCCTGGAGCTGCTGCAGGAAGGCCATGCAGGAACTGAAGCAGGTGCGATCGATGACGGCGGCGACGCGCGGGCCATGCGGCCGGCGCAGCACTGCCGGCGCGGCCGCGGCATCGCGCTCGCCCGCCACCAGGGCCATCTTCTCGCCGCTGCGCATCGCCGCCTCGACCCTGGCCAGGTCGCTCTCGCTGCCTGCCTTCGACGCGGCGTATTCCGGCGCGGCGATATAGCGCTTCAGCAGGCTCGCCGTCGCTTCATCGGCGATCAGGTATTTGCTGACGCCGCCTGCGGAACTCAACTGCCCGGCATAGGCGTCGCCGTACAGCGCGGCCAGCGCGCGGCTGCCCCAGCTCGAATCGCCGCCGCCGTTGCCGCGCAGGTCGAACACGACCCAGCCCGACTTCGGCAGGGCGGCCAGTTGCGGGTACAGCGCCTCGTAGGCCGCGCCCGAGCGCGCGCCATCGAAGTTCGGCATGCCGACCCAGCGTTTGTCCGGCGCCAGGGTGGTGACGCCGACCGGGCTGGCGATGGCGCGCCAGCCCGGCTGCAGCGTGTCGAGGCGCGCCTGCGCGACCTCGCTGGGGACGCTGCGCTGCGCCAGCGCGAAGGATTTGCGGCTGCCGTCGGGCAGCTCGAACAGGCACTGCGACGGGGTCCAGCCCAGGCCCAGGTCGAACATCGACTGCTGCGCCATGGTGCTGAAGGCGGAGCCGTATTCGGCGCTGCGGTTCAGGAAAGGCGCGACCTGCATCTGCAGCCAGGTGCCGATCCAGGCGCCGTCGCAGCCGTGCACCACGCTGCCACGCGGGGGCAGCGGCGTGGGCCAGCCCGGCTCGGACCAGACGACGCGATAGCGCGCTCCTTTCGCGTCCCGGTCCTGGTCGATCACAATGCCGGTCCAGCCGCGCACTGCCAGATGCAGGTCGATGCCGGTGTGCGGATCGCCGAAGCCGGCGATGAAGCGCATCATCAGGCGCCGGTAATCCTGCTCGCTGCGCACGGCGTCCGCCTCGGGCAGGCCGGCGCGCATGCCGGCCGCGAGCGGCTGCGTCACGCTCGGCTCGCCGGCCACGTAGCCGGCATGGCGGGTGCGGATCGTGTCGACGGCAAAGCGCAGGTCCTGGCGTGCGATGGCGGCCCAGTCGGGCGCCTTCGGGGTATCCGGCGCGGCCCCCGCATGCGCGGCGGCGCCGGCCATCGCCAGGCACAGCGCGGCGGCCTGCGTCGCCTTGAATGTCCGGGCCCGCACCGGCTCAGGCCTTCAGGTTGACGGTCGCCGGGAAGCTCGGCGGACGGCGGCGCTGGCTGGCCTGCTCGTAGGCGTAGGCCATGCCGATCAGGGCCGCTTCGGTCCAGGCCGTGCCGACGAACGAGATCCCGACCGGCAGGCCGGCCACATACCCGGCGGGCACCGTCACGTGCGGATAGCCGGCCACCGCCGCCGGCGAGGAGAAGCTGCCGCCGTAGTGGTCGCCATTGATGTAGTCGGTCAGCCAGGCGGTGCCGCCGGTCGGCGCGACCAGCGCGTCCAGCTTCTCGTCCTTCAATATCTTGTCGATGCCTTCCTCGCGCGCGTAGCGGTGGTTGTTGGCGAGCGCGTCGCGGTAGGTCTTGTCGTCCAGGCCGGGCTTCTGCTGGGCCGCGACCAGGTGCTCCTGGCCGAAGTGCTGCAGCTCGCGGCCGGCGTTCTTGTCGTTGAAGGCGATCAGGTCGGCCATGCTCTTGACCGGCGCGTGCGGCGCGTAGCTGGCGAGCCAGGCTTCGAGGTCCGGACGGAACTCGGCCAGCAGGACTTCGAGTTCGCTGTCGCCGTATTTGTCGACGTTCGGCACCTGCACGTCGACCAGGATCGCGCCCTGCGCCCTCAGCACCGCCAGTTCCTTCTCGATCACGGCGTCGATGGCCGGGCTGCTGCCGAAGAAGTTGCGGGCGACGCCGATGCGCTTGCCGCGCAGGCCGTCGAGGCGCAGCGCGGCGGCATAGTCGGCGGCCTTGCCCTGCGCGTCCCTGGTGGCGGCATCCGCCGGATCGACGCCGGCGATCGCGCCCAGCAGCAGCGCGGCGTCGGCCACGCTGCGGGTCATCGGGCCGGCCGTGTCCTGCGAGTGCGCGATCGGGATGATGCCGCTGCGGCTGACCAGGCCCAGGGTCGGCTTGATGCCGACGATGCCGCAGGTCGACGAAGGCGAGACGATCGATCCGTCGGTCTCGGTGCCGATCGTCAGCGTGGCCAGGGCCGCCGCTGCCGCCGCGCCCGATCCGGCGCTCGAGCCGCTGGTGTTGCGGTCCAGCGCGTAGGGATTGCGGGTCTGGCCACCGCGACCGCTCCAGCCGCTGACCGAATGCGTCGAGCGCATGTTCGCCCACTCGGACAGATTGGTCTTGCCGAGGATGACGGCGCCCGCCTCGCGCAGCTTCTGCGCGACGAAGGCGTCCTTGCTGGCGCGCACGCCGGCCAGGGCCAGCGAACCGGCGGTGGTGCTCATCTTGTCGGCAGTGGCGATGTTGTCCTTGATGAGGACCGGAATGCCGTGCAGCGGACCGCGCAGCTTGCCCGCCTTGCGTTCGCGGTCGCGCTCCTCGGCGATCGCCAGCGCGTCCGGATTCAGTTCGATGACGGCATTGATGCGCGGGCCGGCCTTGTCGATCGCGGCGATGCGCGCCAGGTACTGTTGCACCAGCGATTTCGAACTCAGCTTGCCGGCCGCCATCCGGACCTGCTGCTCCTGGACGCCGGCGTCCAGGATGCCTGCCCCGCCACCGTGGGCATCGGCCGCGCCGGCCACCTGCGCCATGCCGGCCGCCCCTGCCGCCATGCCTGCGCTCACACCAAGCCGAACGAAATCCCTGCGCTTCATACAACCCTCCGTGTCAGATAATGCATGAGCATACCAGTAAAGTTGCCCATGTGACACGGCTTTTGGGCTAGCGCGACATTGGCGGGCGCGGCGCCGGCGAGCGCAGCCTTTCAGGCATCGCGCGGGCAAGTCCCTGGCTCGGCCGCTCGGCTTCCGCCGTGCTGCGCAATACTTCCTGGCCCGCGCAGCAGGACGCGGCAGCGCCGCCCCGGGTTCTCCTGTAGCGGCAAAACATGCATACTTCGGTTTTATTCATGATGTTCCCTTTCGAAACAAGAACGTCGGACTCTGCTACCATCGCATAAGCGGAACGCGATTCCGAATTATAACCGGAACGTGGTTCCGGTTAATAGATATTTTTTATGAATACGAAAGCAAAGCAAGGAGAAGCCTTGAACGAGACGGACGAGCAGCAGCCGCGCGCCAGGCGTGTCGACGCCCAGCGCAACCTGCGTTCGCTGCTCCAGGCAGCCATGGAAGTGTTTGCGCAATCGGGCGTCGATGCGCCGGTGCGCGAGATCGCCGAGCGCGCGGGCGTGGGCGTGGGCACGGTCTACCGCCACTTCCCGCAGCGCGCCGACCTGATCGTCGCGGTGATGAAGTCGCAGATCGACGACTGCGCCGATGCCGCCGCCAGCCTGGCCGCCGACTGCGAACCCGGCGAGGCGCTGGCGCGCTGGATGCAGCGCTATGTCGACTTCATCGTGACCAAGCGCGGGCTGTCGGGCGCCCTGCAATCGGACAACGCCGCGTATGCCGCGCTGCCGGAATATTTTTTCGGGCGTTTGCGGCCCGCCCTCGCCTCGCTGCTGCGGACCGCGGTCGAACGGGACGTCATCCGGCCGGGCTACGAGGCGGAAGAACTGCTGCGTGCGGTGGCGACCCTGTGCAAGGCGAATCCCGACGAGGATACGGCCACGACGCGCAAGATGGTGGGCTTGCTGGTCGACGGATTGCGCTGCCGGCCGTGATCGGCGCTGCGCCGCGCCGCCGGTGGCGGTTCAGGCAAAAAAAACGCTGCCGAGGCAGCGTTTTTTTCGCAGGAAGTCCGATTAGTTACGGACGACTTTCTTGTACTCGGCGGTACGGGTGTCGATCTCGATGACGTCGTCCTGGTTGACGAACAGCGGCACCTGGATGGTGAACTGCTTCGCCTCGATCGCGTTTTCCAGTTTCGCTTCCTTCATCACGTTGCCCGAGGTGTTGCCCTTGACGGCCGGCTCGGTGTAGATGACCTGGCGAGCGATGGTGATCGGCAGTTCGACCGAGATCGCCTTGCCGTCGTAGAACACGGCTTCGCATGCCATACCGTCTTTCAGGTAGTTGATGGCGTCGCCCATGTTTTCTTCTTCGATCTCGTACTGGTTGTACTCTTCGTCCATGAAGACGTACAGCGGATCGGCGAAGTACGAATAGGTCACCGGCTTCTTGTCCAGCACGACGACGTCGAACTTGTCGTCACCGCGGAACACGTTTTCCAGCGGAGCGTTGGTCAGAAGATTCTTCATCTTCCACTTGTAGGTGAAGCCCGTGCGGCTCGAGCCGTTGACGTCAGAGCGCAGCACGATGAAAGGCTTGGCATCGACCATGATGATGTTGCCGACACGAATTTCTTTTGCGGGTTTCATAGGAATTATTAACCAAAAAAGGAGTTGCAGTAACCGAGCATCATACCATGTTATTTTCCGGCCGCATACGAAGCGACCGGGCGAAATCCAGCAGATTGCTCACTAAATCGCCGTTTGCCAACATCTGCGCTTCCCATTCGCGGGCCCGGCGCACGAGCGTTGGCAGTTCGGCTTGCAGGGACGTCCACAGGGCGTCCATGTGTCCTTCCCGCGCGCCATTCCAGCGCAGGGAAAAGTCGACCAGACTCTGCGTATTCACTGCATACTTTTGCAGAAACGCGCGGAGTTTAACATGATGCAAGTTTTCATCTTGCGGATAAATGTGCCAAATGAAAGGACGGGCAGCCCATTGGGCGCGTACCCAGGAGTCCTCCCCGCGCACGAAGTTCAGGTCGCAGGCCCATAGCAGGCGATCATAGTCAGTCTGCGGCATGAAGGGAATCACGCGCACCGTCAGGGCGCCGCGCGTGGCATGTGCGCCGGGATGGACTTCGGCCCCGATGAAGGCCCGCACCTGCTCGCGCGCCACGCCCTCCGGCACCAGGCAGGTCACGCGCGCCGCGCCCTGCTCCCAGGCGGCGAACAATTCGCCGACCGGCGCTTCCGGATAGCAGAACAGGCTGACCTTCAGCGACGCCAGCTCGTCCCGCGTCACGCCGAAGGGCGCCAGGAAGGCGGCCATCGCGACGGGATCGGCCTGGAAGCGCGCGCATTCCTCGACCAGGCCGCGCTCGCGCAGCAGGCCGCCGGTCTTGTCCGTGAAACCCGGGAAGAAGAAATGCTTGGTCAGCTTCAGGCGCGGGTGCATCGACGGCAGGCGGTGGCAGCCTTCGACCCATTCCTCGGCGCTCAGGCCCTCGTAATTGATCCAGACCGGACGCGGCTCGCACTGCGCCATCGCGGCGATATAGCCGGGCGGGAGGTCGACACCGAAGAATTCGATCACCATGTCCGGGATCTCGGCCGGCGCGAATTCGCCGTCCTGGCCGCGCCAGTGGCGCACCGTGACCCCGCCGACGTCCTGCTGCGCGGCGTCGACGTCGACCTGCGGCCAGATCCGGCGGAAGCTCGCCAGGTCGTCCACCCACAAGGTGACCGCGATGCCGTGCTCGGCATGGAACTGGCGCGCCAGGCGCCAGCAGATGCCGATGTCGCCATAGTTATCGACGACCTTGCAGAAAATGGCGAGGGTGCGGGGAAATTCGGAAGACATGATCGTTTGAAAAGGATTGGACGACCAAAAGAAAAACCGAAGCACCTTTCCGCATCTGCGGGTGGTCTGCTCCGGTCTTTGACTGGCGTCCCCACGGGGATTCGAACCCCGGTACTCACCGTGAAAGGGTGATGTCCTAGGCCTCTAGACGATGGGGACCTAAAACTTTCTACTGCTAATTTGGTGGAGGTAAGCGGGATCGAACCGCTGACCTCTTGCATGCCATGCAAGCGCTCTCCCAGCTGAGCTATACCCCCCAAAACTACTCAACAAAAGAGCCGCTCAAGGCGGCTCCTTGCTATTCTGGCGTCCCCACGGGGATTCGAACCCCGGTACTCACCGTGAAAGGGTGATGTCCTAGGCCTCTAGACGATGGGGACCTAAAACTCTTCAAAGCTTTACTGCTTCGATACTGCCCTGCTGGGTGGGCAGCATCTTCTTGTTCTTGGCGTCCCCACGGGGATTCGAACCCCGGTACTCACCGTGAAAGGGTGATGTCCTAGGCCTCTAGACGATGGGGACCCTGGACTGCCATAAAACCGTTTCCTGAAACTTGGTGGAGGTAAGCGGGATCGAACCGCTGACCTCTTGCATGCCATGCAAGCGCTCTCCCAGCTGAGCTATACCCCCGTTTCGGGAAAACAGCACTATAACATACTGTTTTTACTTCTAACAGCATCGTTTTCACGACACTGGCACTACTATTCCAGGGGTCTGATCCCGCTGGCGTCCCCACGGGGATTCGAACCCCGGTACTCACCGTGAAAGGGTGATGTCCTAGGCCTCTAGACGATGGGGACCCTTGACTGCTTTACTTCAGAGTTGGTGGAGGTAAGCGGGATCGAACCGCTGACCTCTTGCATGCCATGCAAGCGCTCTCCCAGCTGAGCTATACCCCCGCAGTGCTGAAGTGCGAGCATTATAGCGGAGGCACTTGCATTTCGCAAATAGTCAAAGTGGGTCGTCAGAGACCTTTTTGCAGGCGCGCCAGCACGGTGTCGCGGCCGAACAATTCCAGCACCGCGTCGATGGCCGGGGTCTGCAGCTGGCCGGTGACCAGCAGGCGCAGCGGCATGGCCAGTTGCGGCATCTTCAGGCCATGCGCCGCCAGTACTTCCTTCATCGCGGCGGACAGCGCCGGCTTGCTCCACTCCACCGTCTGCAGCTTCTCGGCGAACTGCGCCAGCGCCGGACGCACGGCGTCGGTCAGGTGCTGGGCCAGCAGCGCCTGATATTCCGGATTCGCAGGATTCGGCGTGCGGAAGAACAGCATCGCCGCATCGGCCAGTTCGTTGATGGTGTGGGTGCGTTCCTTCATCAGGCCCAGCACGGCGGCCAGCGGCGGCGCACCGTCGAACTGCGCGCCCTCGCGCTCCATGACCGGACGCGCCAGGCCGGCCAGGCGCTCGTTGTCGGACTGCTTGATATAGTGGTTGTTCAGCCAGGCCAGCTTTTCCGGGTTGAACTGGGCCGCCGACGCGGTCAGGTGCTCGAGGTTGAACCACTCGGTGAACTGCTGCATCGAGAAGATCTCGTCGTCGCCGTGGCTCCAGCCCAGGCGCGCCAGGTAGTTCAGCATCGCCTCCGGCAGGAAGCCCTGCTCCGGATACTGCATCACGCTGACGGCGCCATGTCGCTTCGACAGCTTCTGGCCGTCCGGCCCCAGGATCATCGGCAGGTGGCCGTACTGCGGCAGCTCGGCGCCGAGCGCGCGCAGGATGTTGATCTGGCGCGGCGTGTTGTTGACGTGGTCGTCGCCGCGCAGCACATGGGTGATCTTCATGTCCCAGTCGTCGACGGCAACGCAGAAGTTATAGGTCGGGGTGCCGTCGCCGCGCGCGATGATCAGGTCGTCGAGCTCCTTGTTGCCGATCGTGATAGGCCCCTTGACCACGTCGTGCCAGGTCACTTCGCCATCGAGCGGATTCTTGAAGCGCACCACCGGCTTGATCCCTGCCGGGACGGCCGGCAGGGTCTTGCCCTCTTCCGGGCGCCAGGTGCCGTCGTAGCGCGGCTTCTCGCCGGCCGCGCGCATGCGCTCGCGCATCGCCTCGACTTCTTCCGGGGTGCAGTAGCACAGGTAGGCGGTACCGGCTTCCAGCATCGACTTGATGACTTCGCGGTAGCGGTCCATGCGCTGCATCTGGTAGAACGGACCTTCGTCGTGGTCCAGGCCCAGCCACTTCATGCCGTCCAGGATCGCCTGCACCGCTTCCGGGGTCGAACGCTCCAGGTCGGTATCTTCGATGCGCAGGATAAAGGTGCCGCCGAAATGGCGGGCATAGGCCCACGAATACAGCGCGGTGCGGGCGCCGCCGAGGTGGAGATAGCCGGTCGGGCTGGGAGCGAAACGGGTACGGACGGTCATGGTCGGGACGAAAGTAGTGACGGGGTCGCAGGAGAGCAACACGGCCGTCGAATGAATGATAAAGGAGCTATTTTACAACTTCCCCCCTGGCCTCGGGCGCAAGGGCTGGCGAGCCCTCGGCGATGTTGCATTACGGCCATTCAATTACTTTACAGAAACTTAAATGTTCGATAAAGTTCAGCGGCCTTCCGATTTCTTCCGTCTACTCCAACGCCCATGTCGAACACCCCCAGCCCGGCACCGATTGCGCGATTGCGCGGGGAATTCTCCTGTGCGGCCACGGAAGCCGGTTTCCTGCACCAGCAAAGCAGCATGATCGTGCGCGATCTTCACCGCGCCCTGACGCTCTGTTCGCTGGCCTACATCCTGTTCGGCGTCACCGACATCCTGGCGCTGGGCATGGCGGGCGCGATCTATCCCATCCTGGCCCGCCTCTCGACCGGCGTGGTGGCCCTCATCGGCCTTCGTTACGTACGCGGCGCCGCCTTGCCGGTGCGGGCGGTCTACCTGACGTCGACCATGTTTACGATCCTCGGCATGGCGGGCTACCTGGTCGTGGTCCACTACCGTCCCCAGGACATCCTGCTGCATGGCATGTCCACCGCCTTGCTGACCTTCGTCATCTTCGTCTTCATCCCGAACCGCCTGGCGAATGCCGCCATCCTCGCGCTGGGCGCCAGCCTGGCCTTCCTGGGCCTGGCCTGGTACCAGCACAACGACAGCACACGCCACCTGATCTCGATGACGATGCTGATCGGGGTCGCGAATGTCTTCGGCCTGCTGGCGGCAAACCGCCAGGCGCGTCTCTGGCGCGAACAGTACTGGGCCCAGCAGGTGCTGACCAACCTGTCGATCCGTGATCCGCTCACCGGCTGCTACAACCGGCGCCACCTGAACGCCGCCCTGCTCGACGGCGAGATCGCGCGGGCGCGCCGCTACCGCCTTAGCATGTCGATGATCATGTGCGACCTGGACGGTTTCAAGGCGATCAACGACACCCATGGCCACCACGCCGGCGACGAGCTGCTGCGCAGCTTCGCGCAGCTGGCGCAGGCCATGACCCGCGAGTCGATCGACACCGTGGTGCGCTACGGCGGCGAGGAA
This window of the Massilia sp. WG5 genome carries:
- a CDS encoding FAD-dependent oxidoreductase; the encoded protein is MPAPTSSSFDTIVVGTGPGGASVARELAKRGAAVLMLEQGSAAPLKGTLGQMAAMAAVPGKGAFIHRDASLLVRAITLGGTSTINFATAAPPPRAMFAAHGIDLDPALAELRAELPMAPLPDALVGPMAARIMEAARGLGLDWRKLDKLIRPESCRRGCWRCVTGCPFGAKWTARDFVDEARGHGAVLRERARVTRVLVDDGRAVGVEAEIDGAARVLRAGRVVLAAGGIGSPRLLRASGLLEGPSAFFSDPVVAVMGSVDDLGTDEPGGAEVPMAAGASWHQDGIALADLTLPRAMYQAFALQAGRVDRLLAHRRTLGIMVKIRDEIGGRVGQRWVDKTLQAADREKFDKGIGIARGILERAGARQVFASHHFAAHPGGSLRIGERVDSGLRTATPGLYVCDASVIPQPWGLPPTLTLLALGKRLGRQLTANAA
- a CDS encoding nuclear transport factor 2 family protein → MRNKEAAITFLQMTAAGQVEQAFERFAGPRFRHHNPHFAGDAASIKAGMLDNAARFPDMAFEVLRAIADGPLVAVHSRARMTPDGVDIAIVHILRFEGDRIAEMWDIGQAQPDPMANEYGMF
- a CDS encoding S41 family peptidase, coding for MRARTFKATQAAALCLAMAGAAAHAGAAPDTPKAPDWAAIARQDLRFAVDTIRTRHAGYVAGEPSVTQPLAAGMRAGLPEADAVRSEQDYRRLMMRFIAGFGDPHTGIDLHLAVRGWTGIVIDQDRDAKGARYRVVWSEPGWPTPLPPRGSVVHGCDGAWIGTWLQMQVAPFLNRSAEYGSAFSTMAQQSMFDLGLGWTPSQCLFELPDGSRKSFALAQRSVPSEVAQARLDTLQPGWRAIASPVGVTTLAPDKRWVGMPNFDGARSGAAYEALYPQLAALPKSGWVVFDLRGNGGGDSSWGSRALAALYGDAYAGQLSSAGGVSKYLIADEATASLLKRYIAAPEYAASKAGSESDLARVEAAMRSGEKMALVAGERDAAAAPAVLRRPHGPRVAAVIDRTCFSSCMAFLQQLQAMGDTVVLGEATIGYSPFGEINIFELPSGHGALRIPSAFYKTAQPTREPFVPDYPFAGSMTDGKTLQQWVNTTLDGIKR
- a CDS encoding amidase, coding for MKRRDFVRLGVSAGMAAGAAGMAQVAGAADAHGGGAGILDAGVQEQQVRMAAGKLSSKSLVQQYLARIAAIDKAGPRINAVIELNPDALAIAEERDRERKAGKLRGPLHGIPVLIKDNIATADKMSTTAGSLALAGVRASKDAFVAQKLREAGAVILGKTNLSEWANMRSTHSVSGWSGRGGQTRNPYALDRNTSGSSAGSGAAAAAALATLTIGTETDGSIVSPSSTCGIVGIKPTLGLVSRSGIIPIAHSQDTAGPMTRSVADAALLLGAIAGVDPADAATRDAQGKAADYAAALRLDGLRGKRIGVARNFFGSSPAIDAVIEKELAVLRAQGAILVDVQVPNVDKYGDSELEVLLAEFRPDLEAWLASYAPHAPVKSMADLIAFNDKNAGRELQHFGQEHLVAAQQKPGLDDKTYRDALANNHRYAREEGIDKILKDEKLDALVAPTGGTAWLTDYINGDHYGGSFSSPAAVAGYPHVTVPAGYVAGLPVGISFVGTAWTEAALIGMAYAYEQASQRRRPPSFPATVNLKA
- a CDS encoding TetR/AcrR family transcriptional regulator translates to MNETDEQQPRARRVDAQRNLRSLLQAAMEVFAQSGVDAPVREIAERAGVGVGTVYRHFPQRADLIVAVMKSQIDDCADAAASLAADCEPGEALARWMQRYVDFIVTKRGLSGALQSDNAAYAALPEYFFGRLRPALASLLRTAVERDVIRPGYEAEELLRAVATLCKANPDEDTATTRKMVGLLVDGLRCRP
- a CDS encoding elongation factor P, whose translation is MKPAKEIRVGNIIMVDAKPFIVLRSDVNGSSRTGFTYKWKMKNLLTNAPLENVFRGDDKFDVVVLDKKPVTYSYFADPLYVFMDEEYNQYEIEEENMGDAINYLKDGMACEAVFYDGKAISVELPITIARQVIYTEPAVKGNTSGNVMKEAKLENAIEAKQFTIQVPLFVNQDDVIEIDTRTAEYKKVVRN
- the earP gene encoding elongation factor P maturation arginine rhamnosyltransferase EarP, which produces MSSEFPRTLAIFCKVVDNYGDIGICWRLARQFHAEHGIAVTLWVDDLASFRRIWPQVDVDAAQQDVGGVTVRHWRGQDGEFAPAEIPDMVIEFFGVDLPPGYIAAMAQCEPRPVWINYEGLSAEEWVEGCHRLPSMHPRLKLTKHFFFPGFTDKTGGLLRERGLVEECARFQADPVAMAAFLAPFGVTRDELASLKVSLFCYPEAPVGELFAAWEQGAARVTCLVPEGVAREQVRAFIGAEVHPGAHATRGALTVRVIPFMPQTDYDRLLWACDLNFVRGEDSWVRAQWAARPFIWHIYPQDENLHHVKLRAFLQKYAVNTQSLVDFSLRWNGAREGHMDALWTSLQAELPTLVRRAREWEAQMLANGDLVSNLLDFARSLRMRPENNMV
- the gltX gene encoding glutamate--tRNA ligase, giving the protein MTVRTRFAPSPTGYLHLGGARTALYSWAYARHFGGTFILRIEDTDLERSTPEAVQAILDGMKWLGLDHDEGPFYQMQRMDRYREVIKSMLEAGTAYLCYCTPEEVEAMRERMRAAGEKPRYDGTWRPEEGKTLPAVPAGIKPVVRFKNPLDGEVTWHDVVKGPITIGNKELDDLIIARGDGTPTYNFCVAVDDWDMKITHVLRGDDHVNNTPRQINILRALGAELPQYGHLPMILGPDGQKLSKRHGAVSVMQYPEQGFLPEAMLNYLARLGWSHGDDEIFSMQQFTEWFNLEHLTASAAQFNPEKLAWLNNHYIKQSDNERLAGLARPVMEREGAQFDGAPPLAAVLGLMKERTHTINELADAAMLFFRTPNPANPEYQALLAQHLTDAVRPALAQFAEKLQTVEWSKPALSAAMKEVLAAHGLKMPQLAMPLRLLVTGQLQTPAIDAVLELFGRDTVLARLQKGL
- a CDS encoding GGDEF domain-containing protein, translated to MRDLHRALTLCSLAYILFGVTDILALGMAGAIYPILARLSTGVVALIGLRYVRGAALPVRAVYLTSTMFTILGMAGYLVVVHYRPQDILLHGMSTALLTFVIFVFIPNRLANAAILALGASLAFLGLAWYQHNDSTRHLISMTMLIGVANVFGLLAANRQARLWREQYWAQQVLTNLSIRDPLTGCYNRRHLNAALLDGEIARARRYRLSMSMIMCDLDGFKAINDTHGHHAGDELLRSFAQLAQAMTRESIDTVVRYGGEEFLIILPETRLDGAVELAERVRAAFAAQRTEIGGLSLGTTASFGVVGADFAGGAAVTPQGMIALADQLMYEAKRGGRNQVRGRQVGQHIEMVDRAA